In the Mesoplodon densirostris isolate mMesDen1 chromosome 6, mMesDen1 primary haplotype, whole genome shotgun sequence genome, CATGTGCCCTCTCCCTGTGCCCTTCAACCCTCAAGATGACCCGAGAAGCTGTGTTTTGCAGCTGAGATGCCTGAGGCTCCCCAGCTGAGACAGCCAGTCAGTTCTCCAGAGAGTGTCCAGCCTGGCAACCCCTGAGCCAGATGGGGACAAACAGGAAGGTCTGGCTCGAGCTGGCTGAGGCTTACAAAGCTAAGGAAGAAGGCCTGGCTTCCAGACCCGGGGAAGGCTGGCCGGTCTGACTGTGAGAGCAGCCCAGGGTCAGCTGCttcctggagcctcagtttccccatctgcaccaCGAGGTAACGTGGGGAGTTAGGCTTTGTGAGCTGGATACGAGTCTGCCTTTCAGACACAAAGAGGTAAATCCAACAGGGTCCACTCATGTGACGGCCTAGAGGAGACAGatgcatagagacagaaagtggacagtgtggcccagggctggggaaggCGGGCGGGGGAagtgagtgtttaatggggacagagtgcCAGTCTGGGGAGATGAAAGAGTCCCAGATAAGGGGGgacggttgcacaacaatgtgacaACACTTAATGCCACTCAACTGAAAAcgagttaagatggtaaattttatgttgtgtgtattttaccacagttttaaAGACTTGAGTGTGGCTTTGGGTCAAGGGCCCAGCTCTGAGTCTCTGCTCTATTGAGGGCCAGCTCTGAGCCCAGGCCCTTCTGGATCAAGTGGGAAATCCCTCCCTTCCGGTCAGGACCGTGGGGAGATCAAATGaccctggtgtgtgtgtgcgcgcacacacatcTTCTGGGAGAAGTGGAACAGTTCTGGGTCAGGAAACCTTGGGTCACTGGGGCCCACCCTCAGCCCCCTGCCACCCACGGATGGGAAGGACCCAGGAGACCTGCCTGAGTTGCAGAGGAGTGACCTCAAGCCTCGGGCTCCATCACCCCGAGCAGGCTGACCCCTCACGGGCACCTGTCCCTTGTCAAGTGTGTGCAGTGTTCCCACAGAGCAGGGGGCCAGGGCCACCCTTCTCCCTGCCGGCCAGCCACCTACAGGCACCGTTCCCAGGGACGTGCCTGGTCGTGCCTGCCTGTCGAGTGCTGCTGGGCCAGGCCTCTCAAGGTCACGAGTGCCCAGGGCAGCCTCCTGCTGGGAGCAGGGCCCGCACACATCCTGGCTCCACTGCCACCCTCATGTGACCTTGGGTGTGTCTGTGGAAGGGGCTGGGGCGCTGCTTTGTAAGATGCAGAGGAGGAGTGAAAGCCTGGTGGGGCCGGTCTCCCCAGCGGTGGAGACTGGAAGCAGCCTTCAGCTCCTCGACAAGGTCTCCGCTTGGTACCCACGTTTTCTTCCTGGTGTGGCTCTGCCTTGAGGGGACGTTCACTTCCCGTGGGTGGGGGCCCAGCCTCTTCTGCAGGCGCCTCTCCATGGCGGGTCCTTGGGTCGCCGACACGTCTGAGAACGGAGCCAGCCCGGCCCCAGGGGCTCTCGGCCTTCACCCCGTCCAGCTGGGCCCCCCGGCTTGTGGTGATGAGCAGGGGTGTGGGGCGCAGGCCTGGGAACGCAGACGTGGAAGGAGGCGCCCTCCCCACTGCCGGGCGTCCGGGCCCCCAAGGCCTTGCTCCCATGTGACCTCACCCTCACCGGCTGGGGTAGCAGGGGTGAAGGGAGGCACTCGCCATCCCGTTGAGGGGTTGAGGGACAGGACCTGAAGGTTCTCTGAGGGGAAGGCGAGCTCAGGGTCAGCGGCCAGcctgccagggcgggcgggggtcCCCGTGCTGTGTCTGGCTCTGGTCCTGCACTGGGATGACCTTGCCTAGGTCTGTGGAGCCTGAGTTACAAGGTGGGTGGCGGAGCCTGAATTACAAGGTGGGTGGCGGAGCCTGAGTTACAAGGTGGGTGGTGGCCTCTGCTCACGGCCTGTCTCCCCCTCAGCATCATCAGTTGGTTCATCCGGTCCTTCAAGTACTTATACGGCCTTCGCTTTGAGGTAAAGGGCCGTCAGAAGCTGGAGGAGGACCGCCCCTGTGTCATCATTTCCAACCACCAGAGCATCCTGGACATGATGGGTAGGCCAGCTGCGGAGGGTTTGGCGGGAGGGCCAGCCCTTCCCAGTTgcctgtgggggagggggaggagggggggggACACTGCTTCAGTTGGGGGAGGCTGGGCCCGGAAGAGCTGGCAGGTGAGGGGGCAGGTGCGGACCGGGGACCTGTGCCCCGCTTCGGACACAGGCCTCCAGCTGGTAACAGGAGACAAGGCTTCCTGTGCCTGGCGCCGGGCTCGGGAGCCCTGCTTCAGCATCTTCCCTCtgcaggggaaactgaggctcagaggccagGGGATGCCCAGGTAGCCAGTGGGAAGGCGTGCCTTGGCCCAGGCCTCTTGGTGGCCAAGGCCGAGGGCCAGCTCGCTCCTCCTCGGGGCGGTGGCCACCTGGCTCTGAGGCTGTGCTCTCtgtctcccccgccccccgacctGGGCTCAGGCCTCATGGAGGTCCTCCCTGATCGCTGCGTGCAGATTGCCAAGCGCGAGCTGCTCTTCCTGGGGCCCGTGGGCCTGATCATGTATCTGGGAGGCGTTCTCTTCATCAACCGGCAGCGCTCCAGGATGGCCATGACCGTGATCTCTGATGTGGGCAAGCGCATGGTCAGGGAGAAGGTGAGCGCCTGGGGCTCGGGGCCTGCTTGGCGGTGTGAACGCTTTTGTCCCGCAAGTGTGACTCCCTCTGGCAGAAGAAAGCGCGTCGTCGGTCGCGTCTGTGAACCGCGTGCAGAAAAGCCAGGCGCAGCGCCGCGGCTGTCAGTGTGGCTTCTGGGGGGTGGGTGGCCCCCCAGGGGCAGCCCCCGCGACCCGCCTCCTGTCTCTCCAACAGCTCAAAGTGTGGATCTACCCCGAGGGCACGCGGAATGACAACGGGGATCTGCTGCCTTTCAAGAAAGGTGCCTTCCACCTGGCCATCCAGGCCCAGGTACGTCAGGGCCGCAGCCAGGGTGGGAAGCGCGTCCAGGTTGGCTTAAGGCTGAAGGTGACCTCCTGGCCAGGCCAAGGCCACTGGCGCTCCTGGACCATCTCCCGCTGGGCAGGCGGCAGGGCCTCCCCCCACCCGGCACCTGTCCCTGACCAGCTAAGGAGGGCAGGGCCGCTTTACCCACTCTGAGCATTAAAGCTGGCACCTGATCAGGCCCAGTGCCAGCGAGAATAATGCTTGTCACCACCATACCGGTGCCTGGAGCTCCAGCACCCCGCTTTCTAGCTGGCCAGGCGAGGGACCTGCGGAGGGAGGCTGGGGTCGGCATCAAAGGCGGAGGCAGGAGGCCTGCTGGCTGAGCTGTCTCCAGAAGGCTGTGCCAGACTCAGGCCCCCAGCACCCCTAGCTGGGCGTGGGCGTGGGCAGTGGCTCACGGGGAGCGGGGCCTGTGGCGTGCGGCAGGGTCGGGCCAGAGCTGGCGATGGGCCAGGATAGGTGAGCTGGGAGCCCTCCACGGGGCTTGATGTTTTTCTGGTCCTTGACTTCTAGAGGTGTCCTGGGGTCTGGGGTGATGGCAGGAGAGACTGGGGCACATCCATCCATCGGGTGGGGTCTCCTGGTAGGTGAGGGGTGCCCTGTTTCACCCCGGTCCTGTGCTGGGGGACTTGTGTAGGGGAAGACAGCCATCGtctggggtcaggggagggggctTTCATCCTGCCTGACTGGAGTCAGGGGGGCAGCTGGGCAGGGGTTTGCTTTTCTCCTGTCCTTCACCTGTGACAGGTGGCCTCTAGCACCCCCTGGTGGCCCTGAGCAAGGACAGGAGAGCCCTCCTTCCAGAAGCTGCCAGCCAGTGCCAGGCGGGTGTGGGAGCTGGAGCGTGGGATGGAGGGGCCCCGAGCCGGCGGTGGGTGCGTGGGAATGGGGGCCTGAGCCTGGGCTCTGACCCCAGCGCTGCCCAAGCAAGAGGAGGAGGACACCCCCGACACAGGCCTGGGACTGAGGTCACTTCCCTTCGCTGGTGGAGAAGGGGTcgtggaagaggagagaggagatacCGAAGGAGCTTTAGGGGGCCGGGGCAGCAAGTCTCAGCCAGGAGACCAGACATCGTTTGCTGTCacccctctcccccgccccggGTTGATGATTACCCCCAGGTGCCATTTCCGACATTGGCATCACCATTGGAGTCACCATGTCTTCCAGAAAtagcctgccccctcccctggctGGAGCTGCCCCCATCTTcccagggatgggggagaggttgggaagggaggggtgggcagAAAGACCTCAGTTACCTCCTCTGGCTAAACCGGACAGGGCCCTGGTTAATCTTAGGACCCCATGAGGAATGCAGATGTGCATCAGATGGATACGTGCCAACCCAGAAAGTCTTCCTGGAGAAGGGAATGTTTGCATGATGATGTGCAGGATGAGTTTATGGACTCTGGGCCACCCAGGGTGGGAAGGGTGTCCGAGGCCCAGGAGTCAGTGTGTGGAAGCGCCCTGGGGCAGGATGTGGCCACAGGGACTCCTGGGGCCAGCCCCAAGGTGGGGGCAGGCTGGTGGCCAGGCAGGCCTCTCCCCAGAGCTCATCCTTGGGGATCAGGCTGGGCTGGGTGAGGGCTCCGGTCCATCCTCAGGCTGCCACGTCTACCGTCCCCAGGTGCCCATCATCCCCGTGGTTTACTCCAGCTTCTCCTCCTTCTACAACTACAAGACGAAGCTGTTCACCTCAGGTACCCCCAACCTGTGCGCTCGCCGGCCCACCTGTTCTCAGTCATTGCGACACCCGCGCCCCTAAGAGAACAGTTCCCGTTTCTGGGTGGTCACTACAGACCCCTGCTACTCAGTGACCGCttggggaaggaagaagggagggagggaagggtctAGAGTCCCAGCCTTGGGCTGTGGGGAGACCGAGGTGCCCAGAAGGTGGGCTGGgtgcccaagttcacacacacAGGCCCAGGCTGTGCACACGGCCCCGGGGCCCTTGAGGTGGCCCCTTCCTGTGCCAGGGTGGGCTTCTGAGCCAGCGCATCCAGGCCTAACTCTCAGGGGCAGCAGCCTCCCGGGCACCCCCATGCCCCCCGGCCATGGAGCTTGGGACTTCCCCCCGCCCTTCCCTGCAGACCCTGCACAAGGGCACCTGGTACCCAGGTGGGAAGTGGGGTCCAAGATAGAAGCTGCCTCCGCCCACATCTGAGACCCCAAGGCCGCCTGAACCACTGTGGAGGGTGGGAGTGGAAGGGAGGGTGGGTACCTTCTGGGGGAGGAAACATCTGGACCCTGGGTGGTCCTCACGGGGGAGCACACTCTTGTCCACACCCACTGAGAACGTGCTTGGGATGCGTGTGTGTGACTGTGGCTGTTATTCTCAACTAAAAGCCAACCACCCGGGACCACGGTGTCCGGGGAAGAGCCCGGCCCGGCCCCTCGGGAGGCTCTGGGGGGGAGGCTGGCGGGCagccaaggggaggagggggccccCCTGGAGAGCCCCTCAGGCTGCCAACGCCTCCCCCCAACCAGGAACCATCAAGGTGGAAGTGATGGACGCCATCCCCACCACCGGCCTCACTATCGCCGACGTCCCCGAGCTCTTGGACACCTGCCAGCAGGCCATGAGGACCACCTTCTTCCACGTATCCCAGCTCCCCCAGGAGAATGGGGCCCCCGCAGGGCCCGATGCCCAGGCATCCCAGTAGCCGAGGCCCAGGCAGGGCAGGACCTAGCTAGACAACGGACAGAGGGACCCCTGCCCACCAAATACCACTGTGTCTCCTCCCGCGGCTCTCCCAACTTTCCTCGGGCCCTGGAAGCAAGGGACCCCTTCCTGTCACTGGCCTCAGGTCCAGGCCCCTGATGTCCCTGCAAAGGAGAGTCACCTGGAGCCCCCCCCAAGCTCTGAGGGCAGGGCCTCACCTACCCTTGTGCCTCCGGGGTCCAGTGTGGGAGTGGGCCTGGGCCCTGATGGGCTGATGGGGCGGGGCCAGTCTGCCCAGCCCCCACCCTCCTGCCTGGGCTTGGGGGGCACAGAGGTTGGATCCGGGGTCCCAGCCATGGCCTGCATCAGGCTTTCAGAGAGGTGGGGCTCTGGGGGGCCAGGACGCCTGGTCTTATGCCACCTGGGCCTCAGGGGGGCCAGAAAGCAGGGTCTGTGGCTCCCACCGGCCTTGGGGAGCAAGTCTGCTGAATTGGTACCGCGCTCATCGTTGTTTTTTATAAACGAACTCTTAGAAGTACCTGGTGAGTTGTGGTCACTCAGGGCGGGCAGGGCTGCCCTCGCCTCGTCCTCCCTGGGAGGAGTGTGGGAGCACCATCCTCCACCCTTGGTGGTGCTCCCTGCCAGGGCCTGGGCCCATGGTCATCCTCTAATACTTTCTTCCACTGGGGGTGGCAGGCATGCCCAGGGGTCAGGGAGGCACTTGGGAAGGAGGCTGAAGATTTGCTCTTTGGCTGCTGCCTAGGGGTGGGGCCGGCTTGTGGCgggggggtgtgggtgtgggtggggagCAGGGCGGGGGCTGTCCCTGTGGCCAGCGTCACCTTCACGAAACCACCTGCTCCAGCCCCTTTTGAAGAGGGGGCACCACGACCCTGCCTAGGAGGGCCCAGGGGGCGCGCTGGCAGCCTCCTCCCAGCACGTGGTGGTCGGCCAGGGGGAAGCCCGTCAGGTTCAGGATGTTCCTGCAATCCATCCACGGACACAGCGGCTCAAGTCTCATTTTATTCTGACAATGATCAGGGCTGCCCGGTGAGCAGCACAGGCGCCAGGCCCTGGGCAGGAAGCCCTCGTACCTTCCTCAGCCGTGGGCCCACCAGGCCCCCAGAGCCGGctggggggcgggcaggggtcTGGCCGGGCTCTGCTCACAAGGCCAGAGTgctggctgggctggggctggattCGCACAGGAGGCCCGCGCACCCCCCTCCCCACGCGGGGCCGGGGCGCCTTCCGGGTCGCAGAGGTGGCAGGGCGGGGCCcagggtggggcggggcctgggccgGACTGTCACACCTCCTTCTTGCAAGAACCTGTGGGTggaaggggcggggctgggctCAGCAGTCTCCATTCCCCACCAGACTCCGGCCCAGCCAGGTCCGCCCGCTCGGCCTGTGGCTGCCCCTCCCCGCACCCTCTGGCCTCTCTGGGCAGGAGCCGGCCCCAGCCTCGGGGTCCTAGGCTACCAGAGTTGGGGGACTCTGTGGGCGGGGAGGTCGCGGGGACCCCGGCACTCACAGgagcccagctgctcctccaGGAAGGAGATCTGTTCGCTCAGAGAGTCAATGCGGTCCAGCTGCTGGAGGGAGTGGGCCAGGAGGCTGCCCGGGTCCGGGAGCCCGTGCTCCAGGGCCCGCGAGGCCAGGCTGTGAAGTGGGGTCAGCACGAGCTGCAGCTTCTATGGGGCGGGCGGAGGGCCCGGTGGAGAAGggcctgtgtgaccctgggccagCCCCTCACCCTCTCTGTTCCACAAGGATTTAAGGACAATAGGGTGGCCAACCCCCAGACTCAGTTCTAGCTGCAGGGCCCTGGACGTCCACCAGAGTGAGCTTCTGCGCCAGGAGACCGGGGCAGGGGGCGGCACAGACGGACGTCCCACAGGCCAGCCTGGCCAATGGGACCCCTGGGTGGAGGAGCTAGGAGGGGGGGACAGGGGCTGCTGAGGGGTCTCAGGCCAAGGACCCTGCGGAAAGGCCGCAGGGGCACTCTGTCCCTGAAGGGACAAAGGCGGGGGTGGGCTGGGCCGAGTTCTGGCTGTGTGGCCCCACCCCCTCCTTTCCTGGCATCCCAGACACCGTCCGCTGCCCCTGCCCAGCATGGCGGCCAGGCCAAGGGCACCCTAGGCTGTCAGCATCCTGAAAGCCTCCCGCCCAGGGCTCCCCCACTAAACCCTGCCCCCATGCCGAGGCCCCCGGGTACCCAGCCCAGCCCGCACCTGCTCCAGCACGTCCACCCTTGACTGAAGCCTCTGCACTTCCTCCTTCACCTCACTGTCCACTCCTGGGGAGAGCCAGGTGCCGAGTCAGGGGGGCCGGGCTCCCCACCCTGCACCCCACCACGGGCTGGCCTCGCATCCCGACGTGGGGCCTCCAGCCTCTGCTCCAGGTGTGGGGCGCAGCCCTGGGTACCGGGTTCCCGCCCCAGCTATCGTGGCGAGTCCTCCCCCAGCCTTGGGTCCTGGCCGTCCACCAAGGCCATCCTCCAGGTCCGGAAGGTGGCTCTGGGCAGACGCAGCCTCACCCCGCCCGCCCCTCGGTGCTGGGGTCCCCGTCATGCTGAGGGGGTCCGGGCTGAGGTCCGTGCCGCGCTCTCGGTCTTGGTGCCGGGCTGCCAACGGCGCATTATTACTCACGGTACGAGTTTGAAGTGTCACAGCGCGTACCAAAAGTAATAATGTCCCGTCACCAGCGGAGGGACGTGCTGTGTCTCCAGGCTGCCTGGGCAGGGACACTTGGGCGCCTTCTTCCACTCTGGGCTGAGTTGAGGCCCTCCCCGCGGTCCCCGGGGGATGCCACCACCCATCCACCCTCCAGTGCGCCCGTCACCCCCACCACCCTgggccctccctgcccaccccccaggcACATCAGCAAGGGGGGCAAGCGGGGAGTTTACCTGTCGCGGGGTTCGGGGCCACCCTGGGGGCCCCTCTCCCGGGCAGGCAGAGTGCCCCGTCCACAGATGGGCTGTGCCCCTCCCGGCACTGACACCAGTAACTGCCCGCGGTGTTGACACAGCGCTGGGGACAGCCGCCCCCTCCAGCCCTGCACTCATCCACGTCTGTGGGAAAGGGTTGTCAGGCAGGGGCGCCCACCCTGAGCCCCCTCGAGACCCACCCATCGGTGGGCTACCCAGGACACACAGGAGGTGCCTGGAGGACCCCTCCCCTCTGGGAGGGTGGAGCCAGCCTCACCTGTCTGGCAGGTGTTGCCCTGCCATCCTGCAGGGCAGTGACAGCGGCCGGGCTGGACACAGCTCCCTCCGTTCTGGCACGGTGGCTGGCAtattgctgtgggtgggtggggaggccCGTCACCAACTCAGGAGTGTCCCCAGGGCCCCGCAGCGGTGGCAGCCAGGGAAGGGGTGCCATGCCGGAGATGCTCACTCAGGTTTTGAGAGGCAAGCAGCTGGTGCTTGGCCCCGGGTCTGGAGAGCGGGATGGACCGCTCGCTCGCTGGATTCTACTTTAACTGACCCCAGGTGCTAGGGGCCCTTACCTGCTCCACAGGACCCGGGCAGCCCGCTGGTCCTCTTCCAGCCGGGACAGCAGGCATAGCGAGGCCGGGCGGGGGCCGGCCCAGGGCTGCGGCGGTAGGCAGTCTTGTAGAGGGTCCTGCGGGATGGGTGGGGGCAGCTCAGAGGGGCCCGGCCCTCACGGGGGGGCCTCAGTGGTGCCACCAGGTCTCCTGGGCCCCGGCCAGGCCTTCCCCAGCCGCTGGCCTTCCGGGCTGGCTCCGTCCCCATGCCCTCCAGAACCACATGAGCCGTCTCCCCCAGCGTGGACAAGGTCACCCAGGTGTGCCCCCAGAGGTCCTCTCCCCCAGGGATGGCACCTCAGGGTCACAGCACAAGCTACCTCCCCGGCCCAACCTGCCGTGTTGAGCAGGGCCCCAAGGCTTGGAAGGAAGCCTGGCTGAGCCTGGCGTGGAGCAGAGGTGGCACCCCGGGGGAGAGCCTCCTATTCTGGGGGCGGGGATCTAGGCCCTGAGGGGCAGGGGCTTGCCACACCATCTCCCATCCCCCACCAGGGAGGTCTTCAAGAACctcacagaaaataaaatctttttttttttttttttgcggtacgcgggcctctcactgctgtggcctctcccgttgcggagcacaggctccggacgcgcaggctcagcggccatggctcacgggcccagccgctcacgcggcatgtgggatcttcccggaccggggcacgaacccgtgtcccctgcatcggcaggcggactctcaaccactgcgccaccagggaagcccgaaaataaaatcttttaaagccACATCCCTACAGCGGAGAACCAGAGATGCACGCCCCTCACACTGGCACAGACTGGGACGTCCTAGGTGTTGGGGGCAGTAGGATCTCCATCTGTAACTGCTGGGGGCTGCC is a window encoding:
- the AGPAT2 gene encoding 1-acyl-sn-glycerol-3-phosphate acyltransferase beta, whose amino-acid sequence is MELWPWLTAALLLLLLLVQLSRSAKFYAKIGLYCVLCFTVAAVAAVVCLLRHGGRTVENMSIISWFIRSFKYLYGLRFEVKGRQKLEEDRPCVIISNHQSILDMMGLMEVLPDRCVQIAKRELLFLGPVGLIMYLGGVLFINRQRSRMAMTVISDVGKRMVREKLKVWIYPEGTRNDNGDLLPFKKGAFHLAIQAQVPIIPVVYSSFSSFYNYKTKLFTSGTIKVEVMDAIPTTGLTIADVPELLDTCQQAMRTTFFHVSQLPQENGAPAGPDAQASQ
- the EGFL7 gene encoding epidermal growth factor-like protein 7 isoform X1, which encodes MWGSQELLLLWFLVLAAGGTEHVYRPGRKVCVIGAPRGPVSESFVQRVYQPFLTTCDGYRACSTYRTLYKTAYRRSPGPAPARPRYACCPGWKRTSGLPGSCGAAICQPPCQNGGSCVQPGRCHCPAGWQGNTCQTDVDECRAGGGGCPQRCVNTAGSYWCQCREGHSPSVDGALCLPGRGAPRVAPNPATGVDSEVKEEVQRLQSRVDVLEQKLQLVLTPLHSLASRALEHGLPDPGSLLAHSLQQLDRIDSLSEQISFLEEQLGSCSCKKEV
- the EGFL7 gene encoding epidermal growth factor-like protein 7 isoform X2 — its product is MWGSQELLLLWFLVLAAGGTEHVYRPGRKVCVIGAPRGPVSESFVQRVYQPFLTTCDGYRACSTYRTLYKTAYRRSPGPAPARPRYACCPGWKRTSGLPGSCGAAICQPPCQNGGSCVQPGRCHCPAGWQGNTCQTDVDECRAGGGGCPQRCVNTAGSYWCQCREGHSPSVDGALCLPGRGAPRVAPNPATGVDSEVKEEVQRLQSRVDVLEQPGLAGPGARAPGPGQPPGPLPPAAGPH